Proteins from a single region of Coregonus clupeaformis isolate EN_2021a chromosome 19, ASM2061545v1, whole genome shotgun sequence:
- the LOC121531624 gene encoding CCR4-NOT transcription complex subunit 4 isoform X3 translates to MSHSPEIKEDPMECPLCMEPLEIDDVNFFPCTCGYQICRFCWHRIRTDENGLCPACRKPYPEDPAVYKPLSQEEIQRIKNEKKQKQTEKKQKVTENRKHLASVRVVQRNLVFVVGLSQRLADPEVLKRPEYFGKFGKIHKVVINNSTSYAGSQGPSASAYVTYIRSEDALRAIQCVNNVVVDGRTLKASLGTTKYCSYFLKSMQCPKPDCMYLHELGDEAASFTKEEMQAGKHQEYEQKLLQDLYKMNPSFLQTSTCAGEKSKSRSSNSTQRPNNGNGKDGWPTLSGYGGKLANGLSEDRKSPPLLVCCLDPDVMTSDGLGLGLGLDTELGAALSPFSSNCDSNSPSDKPPESIGRVNGETLQQMPNSESPSPPPGLTRPPSSLVVPISVVDLTARSPFEGAAAESQSLFSDNSNFRHPNPIPSGLPPFHSSPRGGSDWPMTPEPQSLFASDTIPVSSSTDWQAAFGFGSSSKTQQQDDDLGFDPFDITRKALADLIEKELSVQDQPSPLGSPGPFSLHHPGSHHSLHIPPSNPNHFPSSIGPPPRLSQLHHRQMYSSFSFPGSQSQSSHHGGGQAAHAAAASQHPWMDMPPSASARSNNHLLSHLSHSANAGGGRGNFLDLSMPPQRHSTGLGGIPISESSCSIDGLNVKEWQAGLRALLPNININFGGLPNSSSSSSSSSSSSSVNHIGRPNYMGGIGGLHGPGGLSHSLSWDGTASWMDPAIITGSIPASAGNSLDLFQEDQNPPHWLKSLQALTEMDGPALPSSSLPQQPQNQQHHPQSLHSHHHGLLDQAASHPHLPLHHRAGSGWAQPKQAIPSQFHSPPPGFQTAFRPPGQSAAELLQSTAAGDRH, encoded by the exons ATGTCCCACAGCCCCGAGATTAAGGAAGACCCTATGGAGTGCCCTCTGTGCATGGAGCCGCTGGAGATTGACGACGTCAACTTCTTCCCCTGCACCTGCGGCTACCAGATCTGCCGCTTCTGCTGGCACCGCATCCGCACAGACGAGAACGGCCTCTGCCCCGCCTGCAGAAAG CCGTACCCGGAGGACCCTGCGGTGTACAagcctctgtcacaggaggagatcCAGAGGATAAAGAACGAGAAGAAGCAGAAACAGACCGAGAAGAAACAGAAGGTGACAGAGAACAGGAAGCACCTGGCCAGCGTCAGGGTAGTTCAAAGAAACCTGGTGTTCGTGGTCGGGCTCTCTCAAAGGCTGGCAGACCcagag GTTCTAAAAAGGCCAGAGTATTTTGGGAAGTTTGGGAAAATACACAAGGTGGTCATCAACAACAGCACATCATATGCAGGTTCACAG GGTCCCAGTGCCAGTGCATATGTCACCTATATCCGCTCTGAAGACGCCCTCCGAGCGATACAATGTGTAAACAATGTAGTAGTGGACGGCAGAACACTCAAG GCTTCTTTAGGTACAACAAAATACTGCAGTTACTTCCTCAAAAGCATGCAGTGTCCCAAACCAGACTGTATGTATCTACATGAGCTGGGGGATGAGGCAGCTAGCTTTACTAAAGAGGAGATGCAG GCCGGGAAACACCAAGAATACGAGCAGAAACTACTCCAGGACCTCTACAAAATGAACCCCAGCTTTCTACAAACCTCAACGTGTGCAGGGGAAAAGTCAAAAAGCAGATCTTCAAATTCTACACAAAG ACCGAACAACGGCAATGGCAAGGATGGGTGGCCGACGCTATCGGGGTATGGTGGCAAACTGGCCAATGGGCTGTCAGAGGACAGGAAGTCTCCCCCGCTGCTAGTCTGCTGCCTGGACCCAGATGTCATGACCTCAGATGGGTTAGGACTTGGTCTGGGGCTGGACACTGAGTTGGGTGCTGCCCTGTCCCCCTTCTCCTCTAACTGTGACAGCAACAG TCCCAGCGACAAACCTCCGGAATCAATAGGTAGGGTGAATGGAGAGACTTTACAACAG ATGCCTAACAGTgagtccccctcccctcctccggGGCTGACCAGACCCCCCAGCAGTCTGGTGGTTCCCATCAGTGTAGTGGACCTCACTGCCCGCTCACCCTTCGAGGGGGCCGCTGCAGAGTCCCAGTCCCTGTTCTCAGACAACAGTAACTTCAGACACCCCAACCCCATCCCGTCCGGCCTGCCCCCCTTCCACAGCTCGCCTAGAGGGGGATCTGACTGGCCCATGACCCCTGAACCACAGAGCCTCTTCGCATCAG ACACAATACCGGTCTCGTCCTCTACAGACTGGCAAGCGGCCTTCGGCTTCGGCTCCTCCTCCAAGACACAACAGCAGGACGACGACCTGGGCTTCGACCCCTTCGACATCACGCGGAAGGCCCTGGCTGACCTCATAGAGAAGGAGCTGTCAGTCCAGGACCAGCCCAGTCCCCTGGGGTCCCCTGGCCCCTTCAGCCTCCACCACCCCGGCTCCCACCACAGCCTTCACATCCCCCCCTCCAACCCCAACCATTTCCCCAGCAGCATTGGACCTCCACCCCGCCTTTCTCAGCTCCACCACAGGCAAATGTATAGTTCCTTTAGTTTCCCTGGTTCTCAGAGTCAGAGCAGTCATCATGGTGGAGGTCAGGCTGCCCATGCTGCCGCTGCCTCTCAGCATCCCTGGATGGACATGCCTCCCTCGGCCTCGGCACGCAGCaataaccacctcctctcacacTTGAGCCACTCGGCCAACGCTGGAGGGGGACGTGGAAACTTCCTGGACTTGAGCATGCCTCCTCAGCGCCACAGTACAGGGCTGGGAGGGATCCCCATATCAG AAAGCAGCTGTTCTATAGACGGCCTTAATGTGAAAGAATGGCAGGCTGGCCTGAGAGCTCTCCTACCCAACATCAACATCAACTTCGGTGGTCTCcccaactcctcctcctcttcctcctcctcctcctcttcctccagtgTGAACCACATCGGGCGGCCCAACTACATGGGGGGCATTGGTGGGCTCCACGGGCCAGGGGGACTCTCACACAGCCTCAGCTGGGACGGTACGGCCAGCTGGATGGACCCAGCGATCATCACAGGTA gCATCCCAGCCTCAGCAGGTAACAGTTTAGACCTTTTCCAAGAGGACCAGAACCCTCCCCACTGGCTCAAGTCCCTCCAGGCCCTGACAGAGATGGACGGCCCTGCCCTGCCTAGCTCCTCCCTTCCCCAGCAGCCCCAGAACCAGCAGCACCATCCCCAGTCCCTCCACAGCCACCACCATGGCCTCCTAGACCAGGCTGCCTCACACCCACACCTCCCCCTCCACCACAGAGCCGGCTCCGGCTGGGCCCAGCCCAAACAGGCCATCCCCAGCCAGTTTCACAGCCCTCCCCCAGGCTTCCAGACAGCCTTCAGACCCCCAGGCCAGAGCGCTGCAGAGCTGCTACAGAGTACCGCAGCCGGGGACCGACACTAA
- the LOC121531624 gene encoding CCR4-NOT transcription complex subunit 4 isoform X4 translates to MSHSPEIKEDPMECPLCMEPLEIDDVNFFPCTCGYQICRFCWHRIRTDENGLCPACRKPYPEDPAVYKPLSQEEIQRIKNEKKQKQTEKKQKVTENRKHLASVRVVQRNLVFVVGLSQRLADPEVLKRPEYFGKFGKIHKVVINNSTSYAGSQGPSASAYVTYIRSEDALRAIQCVNNVVVDGRTLKASLGTTKYCSYFLKSMQCPKPDCMYLHELGDEAASFTKEEMQAGKHQEYEQKLLQDLYKMNPSFLQTSTCAGEKSKSRSSNSTQRPNNGNGKDGWPTLSGYGGKLANGLSEDRKSPPLLVCCLDPDVMTSDGLGLGLGLDTELGAALSPFSSNCDSNSPSDKPPESIGRVNGETLQQMPNSESPSPPPGLTRPPSSLVVPISVVDLTARSPFEGAAAESQSLFSDNSNFRHPNPIPSGLPPFHSSPRGGSDWPMTPEPQSLFASDTIPVSSSTDWQAAFGFGSSSKTQQQDDDLGFDPFDITRKALADLIEKELSVQDQPSPLGSPGPFSLHHPGSHHSLHIPPSNPNHFPSSIGPPPRLSQLHHRQMYSSFSFPGSQSQSSHHGGGQAAHAAAASQHPWMDMPPSASARSNNHLLSHLSHSANAGGGRGNFLDLSMPPQRHSTGLGGIPISESSCSIDGLNVKEWQAGLRALLPNININFGGLPNSSSSSSSSSSSSSVNHIGRPNYMGGIGGLHGPGGLSHSLSWDGTASWMDPAIITGIPASAGNSLDLFQEDQNPPHWLKSLQALTEMDGPALPSSSLPQQPQNQQHHPQSLHSHHHGLLDQAASHPHLPLHHRAGSGWAQPKQAIPSQFHSPPPGFQTAFRPPGQSAAELLQSTAAGDRH, encoded by the exons ATGTCCCACAGCCCCGAGATTAAGGAAGACCCTATGGAGTGCCCTCTGTGCATGGAGCCGCTGGAGATTGACGACGTCAACTTCTTCCCCTGCACCTGCGGCTACCAGATCTGCCGCTTCTGCTGGCACCGCATCCGCACAGACGAGAACGGCCTCTGCCCCGCCTGCAGAAAG CCGTACCCGGAGGACCCTGCGGTGTACAagcctctgtcacaggaggagatcCAGAGGATAAAGAACGAGAAGAAGCAGAAACAGACCGAGAAGAAACAGAAGGTGACAGAGAACAGGAAGCACCTGGCCAGCGTCAGGGTAGTTCAAAGAAACCTGGTGTTCGTGGTCGGGCTCTCTCAAAGGCTGGCAGACCcagag GTTCTAAAAAGGCCAGAGTATTTTGGGAAGTTTGGGAAAATACACAAGGTGGTCATCAACAACAGCACATCATATGCAGGTTCACAG GGTCCCAGTGCCAGTGCATATGTCACCTATATCCGCTCTGAAGACGCCCTCCGAGCGATACAATGTGTAAACAATGTAGTAGTGGACGGCAGAACACTCAAG GCTTCTTTAGGTACAACAAAATACTGCAGTTACTTCCTCAAAAGCATGCAGTGTCCCAAACCAGACTGTATGTATCTACATGAGCTGGGGGATGAGGCAGCTAGCTTTACTAAAGAGGAGATGCAG GCCGGGAAACACCAAGAATACGAGCAGAAACTACTCCAGGACCTCTACAAAATGAACCCCAGCTTTCTACAAACCTCAACGTGTGCAGGGGAAAAGTCAAAAAGCAGATCTTCAAATTCTACACAAAG ACCGAACAACGGCAATGGCAAGGATGGGTGGCCGACGCTATCGGGGTATGGTGGCAAACTGGCCAATGGGCTGTCAGAGGACAGGAAGTCTCCCCCGCTGCTAGTCTGCTGCCTGGACCCAGATGTCATGACCTCAGATGGGTTAGGACTTGGTCTGGGGCTGGACACTGAGTTGGGTGCTGCCCTGTCCCCCTTCTCCTCTAACTGTGACAGCAACAG TCCCAGCGACAAACCTCCGGAATCAATAGGTAGGGTGAATGGAGAGACTTTACAACAG ATGCCTAACAGTgagtccccctcccctcctccggGGCTGACCAGACCCCCCAGCAGTCTGGTGGTTCCCATCAGTGTAGTGGACCTCACTGCCCGCTCACCCTTCGAGGGGGCCGCTGCAGAGTCCCAGTCCCTGTTCTCAGACAACAGTAACTTCAGACACCCCAACCCCATCCCGTCCGGCCTGCCCCCCTTCCACAGCTCGCCTAGAGGGGGATCTGACTGGCCCATGACCCCTGAACCACAGAGCCTCTTCGCATCAG ACACAATACCGGTCTCGTCCTCTACAGACTGGCAAGCGGCCTTCGGCTTCGGCTCCTCCTCCAAGACACAACAGCAGGACGACGACCTGGGCTTCGACCCCTTCGACATCACGCGGAAGGCCCTGGCTGACCTCATAGAGAAGGAGCTGTCAGTCCAGGACCAGCCCAGTCCCCTGGGGTCCCCTGGCCCCTTCAGCCTCCACCACCCCGGCTCCCACCACAGCCTTCACATCCCCCCCTCCAACCCCAACCATTTCCCCAGCAGCATTGGACCTCCACCCCGCCTTTCTCAGCTCCACCACAGGCAAATGTATAGTTCCTTTAGTTTCCCTGGTTCTCAGAGTCAGAGCAGTCATCATGGTGGAGGTCAGGCTGCCCATGCTGCCGCTGCCTCTCAGCATCCCTGGATGGACATGCCTCCCTCGGCCTCGGCACGCAGCaataaccacctcctctcacacTTGAGCCACTCGGCCAACGCTGGAGGGGGACGTGGAAACTTCCTGGACTTGAGCATGCCTCCTCAGCGCCACAGTACAGGGCTGGGAGGGATCCCCATATCAG AAAGCAGCTGTTCTATAGACGGCCTTAATGTGAAAGAATGGCAGGCTGGCCTGAGAGCTCTCCTACCCAACATCAACATCAACTTCGGTGGTCTCcccaactcctcctcctcttcctcctcctcctcctcttcctccagtgTGAACCACATCGGGCGGCCCAACTACATGGGGGGCATTGGTGGGCTCCACGGGCCAGGGGGACTCTCACACAGCCTCAGCTGGGACGGTACGGCCAGCTGGATGGACCCAGCGATCATCACAG gCATCCCAGCCTCAGCAGGTAACAGTTTAGACCTTTTCCAAGAGGACCAGAACCCTCCCCACTGGCTCAAGTCCCTCCAGGCCCTGACAGAGATGGACGGCCCTGCCCTGCCTAGCTCCTCCCTTCCCCAGCAGCCCCAGAACCAGCAGCACCATCCCCAGTCCCTCCACAGCCACCACCATGGCCTCCTAGACCAGGCTGCCTCACACCCACACCTCCCCCTCCACCACAGAGCCGGCTCCGGCTGGGCCCAGCCCAAACAGGCCATCCCCAGCCAGTTTCACAGCCCTCCCCCAGGCTTCCAGACAGCCTTCAGACCCCCAGGCCAGAGCGCTGCAGAGCTGCTACAGAGTACCGCAGCCGGGGACCGACACTAA
- the LOC121531624 gene encoding CCR4-NOT transcription complex subunit 4 isoform X2 yields the protein MSHSPEIKEDPMECPLCMEPLEIDDVNFFPCTCGYQICRFCWHRIRTDENGLCPACRKPYPEDPAVYKPLSQEEIQRIKNEKKQKQTEKKQKVTENRKHLASVRVVQRNLVFVVGLSQRLADPEVLKRPEYFGKFGKIHKVVINNSTSYAGSQGPSASAYVTYIRSEDALRAIQCVNNVVVDGRTLKASLGTTKYCSYFLKSMQCPKPDCMYLHELGDEAASFTKEEMQAGKHQEYEQKLLQDLYKMNPSFLQTSTCAGEKSKSRSSNSTQSRPNNGNGKDGWPTLSGYGGKLANGLSEDRKSPPLLVCCLDPDVMTSDGLGLGLGLDTELGAALSPFSSNCDSNSPSDKPPESIGRVNGETLQQMPNSESPSPPPGLTRPPSSLVVPISVVDLTARSPFEGAAAESQSLFSDNSNFRHPNPIPSGLPPFHSSPRGGSDWPMTPEPQSLFASDTIPVSSSTDWQAAFGFGSSSKTQQQDDDLGFDPFDITRKALADLIEKELSVQDQPSPLGSPGPFSLHHPGSHHSLHIPPSNPNHFPSSIGPPPRLSQLHHRQMYSSFSFPGSQSQSSHHGGGQAAHAAAASQHPWMDMPPSASARSNNHLLSHLSHSANAGGGRGNFLDLSMPPQRHSTGLGGIPISESSCSIDGLNVKEWQAGLRALLPNININFGGLPNSSSSSSSSSSSSSVNHIGRPNYMGGIGGLHGPGGLSHSLSWDGTASWMDPAIITGIPASAGNSLDLFQEDQNPPHWLKSLQALTEMDGPALPSSSLPQQPQNQQHHPQSLHSHHHGLLDQAASHPHLPLHHRAGSGWAQPKQAIPSQFHSPPPGFQTAFRPPGQSAAELLQSTAAGDRH from the exons ATGTCCCACAGCCCCGAGATTAAGGAAGACCCTATGGAGTGCCCTCTGTGCATGGAGCCGCTGGAGATTGACGACGTCAACTTCTTCCCCTGCACCTGCGGCTACCAGATCTGCCGCTTCTGCTGGCACCGCATCCGCACAGACGAGAACGGCCTCTGCCCCGCCTGCAGAAAG CCGTACCCGGAGGACCCTGCGGTGTACAagcctctgtcacaggaggagatcCAGAGGATAAAGAACGAGAAGAAGCAGAAACAGACCGAGAAGAAACAGAAGGTGACAGAGAACAGGAAGCACCTGGCCAGCGTCAGGGTAGTTCAAAGAAACCTGGTGTTCGTGGTCGGGCTCTCTCAAAGGCTGGCAGACCcagag GTTCTAAAAAGGCCAGAGTATTTTGGGAAGTTTGGGAAAATACACAAGGTGGTCATCAACAACAGCACATCATATGCAGGTTCACAG GGTCCCAGTGCCAGTGCATATGTCACCTATATCCGCTCTGAAGACGCCCTCCGAGCGATACAATGTGTAAACAATGTAGTAGTGGACGGCAGAACACTCAAG GCTTCTTTAGGTACAACAAAATACTGCAGTTACTTCCTCAAAAGCATGCAGTGTCCCAAACCAGACTGTATGTATCTACATGAGCTGGGGGATGAGGCAGCTAGCTTTACTAAAGAGGAGATGCAG GCCGGGAAACACCAAGAATACGAGCAGAAACTACTCCAGGACCTCTACAAAATGAACCCCAGCTTTCTACAAACCTCAACGTGTGCAGGGGAAAAGTCAAAAAGCAGATCTTCAAATTCTACACAAAG CAGACCGAACAACGGCAATGGCAAGGATGGGTGGCCGACGCTATCGGGGTATGGTGGCAAACTGGCCAATGGGCTGTCAGAGGACAGGAAGTCTCCCCCGCTGCTAGTCTGCTGCCTGGACCCAGATGTCATGACCTCAGATGGGTTAGGACTTGGTCTGGGGCTGGACACTGAGTTGGGTGCTGCCCTGTCCCCCTTCTCCTCTAACTGTGACAGCAACAG TCCCAGCGACAAACCTCCGGAATCAATAGGTAGGGTGAATGGAGAGACTTTACAACAG ATGCCTAACAGTgagtccccctcccctcctccggGGCTGACCAGACCCCCCAGCAGTCTGGTGGTTCCCATCAGTGTAGTGGACCTCACTGCCCGCTCACCCTTCGAGGGGGCCGCTGCAGAGTCCCAGTCCCTGTTCTCAGACAACAGTAACTTCAGACACCCCAACCCCATCCCGTCCGGCCTGCCCCCCTTCCACAGCTCGCCTAGAGGGGGATCTGACTGGCCCATGACCCCTGAACCACAGAGCCTCTTCGCATCAG ACACAATACCGGTCTCGTCCTCTACAGACTGGCAAGCGGCCTTCGGCTTCGGCTCCTCCTCCAAGACACAACAGCAGGACGACGACCTGGGCTTCGACCCCTTCGACATCACGCGGAAGGCCCTGGCTGACCTCATAGAGAAGGAGCTGTCAGTCCAGGACCAGCCCAGTCCCCTGGGGTCCCCTGGCCCCTTCAGCCTCCACCACCCCGGCTCCCACCACAGCCTTCACATCCCCCCCTCCAACCCCAACCATTTCCCCAGCAGCATTGGACCTCCACCCCGCCTTTCTCAGCTCCACCACAGGCAAATGTATAGTTCCTTTAGTTTCCCTGGTTCTCAGAGTCAGAGCAGTCATCATGGTGGAGGTCAGGCTGCCCATGCTGCCGCTGCCTCTCAGCATCCCTGGATGGACATGCCTCCCTCGGCCTCGGCACGCAGCaataaccacctcctctcacacTTGAGCCACTCGGCCAACGCTGGAGGGGGACGTGGAAACTTCCTGGACTTGAGCATGCCTCCTCAGCGCCACAGTACAGGGCTGGGAGGGATCCCCATATCAG AAAGCAGCTGTTCTATAGACGGCCTTAATGTGAAAGAATGGCAGGCTGGCCTGAGAGCTCTCCTACCCAACATCAACATCAACTTCGGTGGTCTCcccaactcctcctcctcttcctcctcctcctcctcttcctccagtgTGAACCACATCGGGCGGCCCAACTACATGGGGGGCATTGGTGGGCTCCACGGGCCAGGGGGACTCTCACACAGCCTCAGCTGGGACGGTACGGCCAGCTGGATGGACCCAGCGATCATCACAG gCATCCCAGCCTCAGCAGGTAACAGTTTAGACCTTTTCCAAGAGGACCAGAACCCTCCCCACTGGCTCAAGTCCCTCCAGGCCCTGACAGAGATGGACGGCCCTGCCCTGCCTAGCTCCTCCCTTCCCCAGCAGCCCCAGAACCAGCAGCACCATCCCCAGTCCCTCCACAGCCACCACCATGGCCTCCTAGACCAGGCTGCCTCACACCCACACCTCCCCCTCCACCACAGAGCCGGCTCCGGCTGGGCCCAGCCCAAACAGGCCATCCCCAGCCAGTTTCACAGCCCTCCCCCAGGCTTCCAGACAGCCTTCAGACCCCCAGGCCAGAGCGCTGCAGAGCTGCTACAGAGTACCGCAGCCGGGGACCGACACTAA
- the LOC121531624 gene encoding CCR4-NOT transcription complex subunit 4 isoform X1: MSHSPEIKEDPMECPLCMEPLEIDDVNFFPCTCGYQICRFCWHRIRTDENGLCPACRKPYPEDPAVYKPLSQEEIQRIKNEKKQKQTEKKQKVTENRKHLASVRVVQRNLVFVVGLSQRLADPEVLKRPEYFGKFGKIHKVVINNSTSYAGSQGPSASAYVTYIRSEDALRAIQCVNNVVVDGRTLKASLGTTKYCSYFLKSMQCPKPDCMYLHELGDEAASFTKEEMQAGKHQEYEQKLLQDLYKMNPSFLQTSTCAGEKSKSRSSNSTQSRPNNGNGKDGWPTLSGYGGKLANGLSEDRKSPPLLVCCLDPDVMTSDGLGLGLGLDTELGAALSPFSSNCDSNSPSDKPPESIGRVNGETLQQMPNSESPSPPPGLTRPPSSLVVPISVVDLTARSPFEGAAAESQSLFSDNSNFRHPNPIPSGLPPFHSSPRGGSDWPMTPEPQSLFASDTIPVSSSTDWQAAFGFGSSSKTQQQDDDLGFDPFDITRKALADLIEKELSVQDQPSPLGSPGPFSLHHPGSHHSLHIPPSNPNHFPSSIGPPPRLSQLHHRQMYSSFSFPGSQSQSSHHGGGQAAHAAAASQHPWMDMPPSASARSNNHLLSHLSHSANAGGGRGNFLDLSMPPQRHSTGLGGIPISESSCSIDGLNVKEWQAGLRALLPNININFGGLPNSSSSSSSSSSSSSVNHIGRPNYMGGIGGLHGPGGLSHSLSWDGTASWMDPAIITGSIPASAGNSLDLFQEDQNPPHWLKSLQALTEMDGPALPSSSLPQQPQNQQHHPQSLHSHHHGLLDQAASHPHLPLHHRAGSGWAQPKQAIPSQFHSPPPGFQTAFRPPGQSAAELLQSTAAGDRH, encoded by the exons ATGTCCCACAGCCCCGAGATTAAGGAAGACCCTATGGAGTGCCCTCTGTGCATGGAGCCGCTGGAGATTGACGACGTCAACTTCTTCCCCTGCACCTGCGGCTACCAGATCTGCCGCTTCTGCTGGCACCGCATCCGCACAGACGAGAACGGCCTCTGCCCCGCCTGCAGAAAG CCGTACCCGGAGGACCCTGCGGTGTACAagcctctgtcacaggaggagatcCAGAGGATAAAGAACGAGAAGAAGCAGAAACAGACCGAGAAGAAACAGAAGGTGACAGAGAACAGGAAGCACCTGGCCAGCGTCAGGGTAGTTCAAAGAAACCTGGTGTTCGTGGTCGGGCTCTCTCAAAGGCTGGCAGACCcagag GTTCTAAAAAGGCCAGAGTATTTTGGGAAGTTTGGGAAAATACACAAGGTGGTCATCAACAACAGCACATCATATGCAGGTTCACAG GGTCCCAGTGCCAGTGCATATGTCACCTATATCCGCTCTGAAGACGCCCTCCGAGCGATACAATGTGTAAACAATGTAGTAGTGGACGGCAGAACACTCAAG GCTTCTTTAGGTACAACAAAATACTGCAGTTACTTCCTCAAAAGCATGCAGTGTCCCAAACCAGACTGTATGTATCTACATGAGCTGGGGGATGAGGCAGCTAGCTTTACTAAAGAGGAGATGCAG GCCGGGAAACACCAAGAATACGAGCAGAAACTACTCCAGGACCTCTACAAAATGAACCCCAGCTTTCTACAAACCTCAACGTGTGCAGGGGAAAAGTCAAAAAGCAGATCTTCAAATTCTACACAAAG CAGACCGAACAACGGCAATGGCAAGGATGGGTGGCCGACGCTATCGGGGTATGGTGGCAAACTGGCCAATGGGCTGTCAGAGGACAGGAAGTCTCCCCCGCTGCTAGTCTGCTGCCTGGACCCAGATGTCATGACCTCAGATGGGTTAGGACTTGGTCTGGGGCTGGACACTGAGTTGGGTGCTGCCCTGTCCCCCTTCTCCTCTAACTGTGACAGCAACAG TCCCAGCGACAAACCTCCGGAATCAATAGGTAGGGTGAATGGAGAGACTTTACAACAG ATGCCTAACAGTgagtccccctcccctcctccggGGCTGACCAGACCCCCCAGCAGTCTGGTGGTTCCCATCAGTGTAGTGGACCTCACTGCCCGCTCACCCTTCGAGGGGGCCGCTGCAGAGTCCCAGTCCCTGTTCTCAGACAACAGTAACTTCAGACACCCCAACCCCATCCCGTCCGGCCTGCCCCCCTTCCACAGCTCGCCTAGAGGGGGATCTGACTGGCCCATGACCCCTGAACCACAGAGCCTCTTCGCATCAG ACACAATACCGGTCTCGTCCTCTACAGACTGGCAAGCGGCCTTCGGCTTCGGCTCCTCCTCCAAGACACAACAGCAGGACGACGACCTGGGCTTCGACCCCTTCGACATCACGCGGAAGGCCCTGGCTGACCTCATAGAGAAGGAGCTGTCAGTCCAGGACCAGCCCAGTCCCCTGGGGTCCCCTGGCCCCTTCAGCCTCCACCACCCCGGCTCCCACCACAGCCTTCACATCCCCCCCTCCAACCCCAACCATTTCCCCAGCAGCATTGGACCTCCACCCCGCCTTTCTCAGCTCCACCACAGGCAAATGTATAGTTCCTTTAGTTTCCCTGGTTCTCAGAGTCAGAGCAGTCATCATGGTGGAGGTCAGGCTGCCCATGCTGCCGCTGCCTCTCAGCATCCCTGGATGGACATGCCTCCCTCGGCCTCGGCACGCAGCaataaccacctcctctcacacTTGAGCCACTCGGCCAACGCTGGAGGGGGACGTGGAAACTTCCTGGACTTGAGCATGCCTCCTCAGCGCCACAGTACAGGGCTGGGAGGGATCCCCATATCAG AAAGCAGCTGTTCTATAGACGGCCTTAATGTGAAAGAATGGCAGGCTGGCCTGAGAGCTCTCCTACCCAACATCAACATCAACTTCGGTGGTCTCcccaactcctcctcctcttcctcctcctcctcctcttcctccagtgTGAACCACATCGGGCGGCCCAACTACATGGGGGGCATTGGTGGGCTCCACGGGCCAGGGGGACTCTCACACAGCCTCAGCTGGGACGGTACGGCCAGCTGGATGGACCCAGCGATCATCACAGGTA gCATCCCAGCCTCAGCAGGTAACAGTTTAGACCTTTTCCAAGAGGACCAGAACCCTCCCCACTGGCTCAAGTCCCTCCAGGCCCTGACAGAGATGGACGGCCCTGCCCTGCCTAGCTCCTCCCTTCCCCAGCAGCCCCAGAACCAGCAGCACCATCCCCAGTCCCTCCACAGCCACCACCATGGCCTCCTAGACCAGGCTGCCTCACACCCACACCTCCCCCTCCACCACAGAGCCGGCTCCGGCTGGGCCCAGCCCAAACAGGCCATCCCCAGCCAGTTTCACAGCCCTCCCCCAGGCTTCCAGACAGCCTTCAGACCCCCAGGCCAGAGCGCTGCAGAGCTGCTACAGAGTACCGCAGCCGGGGACCGACACTAA